GCTTCTCGCCGAACTCGGCCAGCAGACCGGCCGTGATCTTGTACGAGCCTTCGAAGATGCCGATCTCCTCGCCGATGAGGAGCACGTCCTCATCGCGGAGCATCTCCGCGCGCAGCGTGTCGCGCAGCGCCTGACGGTAGGTGATGACGGCCAAGGGATTTCTCCTGGGATGTCCTCGTGACCGGTTCCGCCGGGTGAGGCGGGCCGATCAGCGATGCCGGTGGTGGGGAGCCGCTTGCGATCAGAACAGCGGATCGGCGGGCAGGCGGCGGTCCTCGCCCGCCACCGGAGTGGCGTAGGTGTAGTCGAACAGCGTCGAGGGGTCGGGGTGCGGGCTCTCGTCGGCGAAGGCCACCGCGGCGTCCGCCTCGGCCTGGGCCTGCCGGTCGATCTCCTCGGCGCCCTCCTCGTCGAGCAGGCCCGCCGCGATCAGTTGAGCCCGGAACTGCACCACCGGGTCGGCCGCCCGAGCCGCTTCGACCGACTCCTCGCTGCGGTACTTCGCCGGGTCCACCACCGAGTGGCCCTTGAGCCGGTGGCTGACCGCTTCCAGCAACGCGGGCGCCCCGGTCTCCCTGGCCCGCTCCACCAGCCTGCTCGCCGCCTCGCGAACCGCGAGGACGTCGTTGCCGTCCACCCGCTCGCCGTGCATCCGGTAGGCCGACGCACGCTTGTGCAGTTCGGGCTCGGCCGAGGACTTCTCCACCGTCGTGCCCATGCCGAGGTAGTTGTTGATCACCACGAAGACCACCGGCAGGTTCCACAGCGCCGCGATGTTCAGCGACTCGTGGAAGGCGCCGATGTTGGTGGTCCCGTCGCCCATCTGGCACATGACGACCTCGTCGCCGCCCCGGTAGTCGATCGCCAGGGCTGCACCGGTGGCGAGGGGAAGCTGGCCGCCGACGATGCCGTAGCCGCCGAGCAGCCGAGCCTGGGCGTCGAACATGTGCATCGAGCCGCCCCAGCCCTTGGACGTGCCCGTCGTGCGGCCGTACAGCTCCGCCATCACGCGGCCGGGCTCGATGCCCTTGCCCAGTGCATAGCCGTGCTCGCGGTAGTTCGTGAAGAGGTAGTCGGTCGGTCGCAGCGCCGTCATGAGTCCGACGACGGTGGCCTCCTCGCCCAGGTTGAGGTGGCAGTAGCCGCCGATCTTGGCCTGGGTGTAGCCCTGTGCGGCCCGCTCCTCGAACCGGCGGATCAGCGTCATCTGACGCAGATAGTCGCGCAGCACCTCGGGGGACTCGCCCGCGAACGGCTCGGCGGGCGCAGCGGTCTCCTGCGCGTCCTTGCCTCGGGAACGGCTGCCGCGAGCCTTGGCACCGGCGCGCGTCGCCGACCCCCTGCG
The Actinoalloteichus fjordicus DNA segment above includes these coding regions:
- the pdhA gene encoding pyruvate dehydrogenase (acetyl-transferring) E1 component subunit alpha → MAETTTRRGSATRAGAKARGSRSRGKDAQETAAPAEPFAGESPEVLRDYLRQMTLIRRFEERAAQGYTQAKIGGYCHLNLGEEATVVGLMTALRPTDYLFTNYREHGYALGKGIEPGRVMAELYGRTTGTSKGWGGSMHMFDAQARLLGGYGIVGGQLPLATGAALAIDYRGGDEVVMCQMGDGTTNIGAFHESLNIAALWNLPVVFVVINNYLGMGTTVEKSSAEPELHKRASAYRMHGERVDGNDVLAVREAASRLVERARETGAPALLEAVSHRLKGHSVVDPAKYRSEESVEAARAADPVVQFRAQLIAAGLLDEEGAEEIDRQAQAEADAAVAFADESPHPDPSTLFDYTYATPVAGEDRRLPADPLF